The following is a genomic window from SAR86 cluster bacterium.
AAGATTTTTCTTCAGATCCTGAGCTTGAACCAGTAGTAAGAGTTGTAGAACTTGGCTCAAGCTCAATTGATATGCTTATCGTTGCTTATTCTGATCCTGTGGGCTTTGTTGCTTTTAACAAAATTAAAGAGGATTTAATTTTTAATATTATGGGTATAATTAAATCTAATAACTCAGATTTTGCATACCCGTCAACATCACTTTATGTAGAAAGTATGCCCAAATAATTAGGATTTTATATGAATGATCAGTTCATACTCTCAATATCACTAAGCAACCAATTCATACTTTCAGCAACATTAATTATTCTTCTGGGTTTTTTTATTTGGGGAAAGTTTAGATATGATGCGGTTTCTATTGGAGCTCTTTTTGTTTTAATTGTTTTTGGAATAATACCGGTTAATGAAGCATTTTCAGGTTTTGCACATCCTGCAGTCATTACTGTTGCGCTTGTTTTAATAATTAGTCAAGGATTAAAAAATTCAGGACTAGCTGGTTTAGTTGGTAAGATGGTTGGGTTTTCGTCATTTACACAATTTCAATTCTTATTTTATTTAATGTTCATTGCAGCATTGCTGTCTTCATTCATTAATAATATAGGTGCACTTGCAATATTGCTTCCCATAACACTAAATATCTGTCAAAAGATGAATTGGCACTCATCTAAATTCTTAATGCCTTTAGCCTTTGCTTGTATTGTTGGAGGAATGAACACTGCTATTGGCACTCCACCAAATATAATCATTTCTGAATATAAAGCCGAAATTGATTCTAGTGGATTTAATTTTTTTGATTTTTCATATGTTGGAATGTTAATCACGATAATAAGCATTTTGTTTATATCAATTATTGGAAATAAATTTATTAAACTCAGAGAAGTTAAAAGTTCTGAAAATTCATTAATTAATCTAAAAGGTTACTTATTTGAAGTTATGGTAAATAAATCAAGCTCTGCAATAGGAATGACTTTATCTGGCTTCAAAAAAGAGGCTGGGGAAGATACTGAGGTTATAGGAATAGTAACTGACAGTGGTTCTGTAAAAAAAGTTAAAAATAATCTTAGAATTAAAGAAGGCCAAATATTAGTCATCAAAACTCCGCCTGATGAGATTAGTTCTTTATTAGAAATTTTTAATTTTTCTATACCTGAAGAGTTACATTCATTTAAAGATGAAGATTTAGAAGAGATTGAGACAATGATTACTCCAGGATCAAGACTTATTGGAAGAAAATATGATTTCTTTTTAAAACTAGCATATGAAGAACTAAACTTGCTAGGTCTATGGAGAAAAGGTGCTAAATATAGAACTAGGCTTACAAGACAAACATTTAGAGCTGGAGATGTGTTACTAATAGGTATTAGAGATTTAGATGAAGAGGATGTAACAAACAAAATTAAACATTTAGGTTTAATGCCTTTAAGACAAAGGGAGCTTCAAACTATTCCTAGTAGAAGTAGATTAATTAAAGGAATTTTCTTCTTTTTAATATCAATAATTCTTGTTTCACTTGATTATTTGCCAACAGCTGCAGCATTTCTTTTTTGTGTTTTAGCATTTGCAAGAATTAAAATTATTGATAGTAATTTTTATAGAGAAATTGATTGGCCGATAATTATTATGCTTGCAGCTATGATACCAATTGGAACCTCCCTCCAAACTACTGGTTTGACAGAAATAATTTCAAATGGAATTTCGTCTTATGCATCATCAATGAGTTTATTTTGGTTGCTTTTTATCATTCTGATTGTCACCATGATAACTACAGATATTATCAATAACGCAGCAACTGCTGTAATTATGGCTCCAATTTCTGCCAGTATTGGTATTGATTTAGGATATGCGGTAGAACCTTTTTTAATGGTTGTTGCAGTCGGAGCGAGTTGTGCATTTTTAACTCCAATTGGTCATCAATGTAATACAGTAATAATGGGTCCTGGAAATTATAAATTTACAGATTATTGGAGGTTAGGTTTACCCCTAGATATTCTTATAATAGTTGTATCTATACCAATGATATTATTTGTTTGGACCTGATTTAACTTCTACTTAAATTTGCAATAGCATCTATAACTTCTGGATATTTTTCATAAAATATATCAGATTCCCCTTCAGGATCAGTTTTTGGAGTATTGACAGAAGGTCCTTCGCTGACCAAGCCAAGCTCTAATAATCTTCTTGCAGTCTTTATAGCGTTTTCTACTCCTGCCCATTTGAGTCTTTTTATTGGTCCCCATTTTTGAACATCTCCATAGTTAGGCTGAGTATATTTAGTAACTCTTGTTACAACTATATCGTTTTCTCTATCGACGAATGTAAACTGTCCAAACTTTCCACTTGTGTTAAATATTTTACTCTCACTATCATATTTTGATACCCACCAATGTAATGAGTAATACCTCTTGTAGTCTGTCCACCAATTAGGTGTCTCCCATACAACTTGAAAAGTTTCATTAATGAAATTCTTAGGTATTATTTGTTCACCGTTCCAATTACCATTTCTTGCAAACAATAAGCCAAATTTTGAATAGTCTCTTGGAGACATGTCAATACAGCAGTAAGTAAGAACATTACCCATTTCATCTTTCCATAGTTTGTAGTCTGTTATGCCAATAGGTTTTAATATTCTTTCCTCTAAAAGGATATCAGCCTTTTTATTTGTTGCTACATAAAGGATATCTCCTAGAATCATTGAATTTGCATTATTATATTCAAACTTTGTGCCTGGATCTTTTTCGTACTTAACAGATTTCGCATAGTCGAGGTGACTTTCTTGAAAAAACATTTTTTCATGCTCGTGATCTGGAAATTCAAGACCGCTAGACATATCTAGCAAATCTCTAATTGTTATATTCTTTCTTTCGTCATTAAAATAATCAAGATATTTAACAACTGGATCATCCAAGCTTTGAATTTCACCTTTTTCAATAGATATTCCTATTAAAGCTGCGTAATAACTTTTAGCCATAGACCATGATGTGCCATGAGAAAGCATATTGTGTGAATCTGCATATTTCTCTCCAACAATTACACCATTTTTTATAATAACTACCCCTTGAGTAGCATCATCTAAAAATGTTAAATCAATTAATTTTTTTACTTTTGAAGAGGCTATTCCTTGAGATTCGGGAGAGGCAGAGTTCCAATTTTCATCGGGAAAATAATTAGCGCCAATAAAAAAAGATATGTTTGATAAAACAATAATAGTAAAAAAATAATTAAGTTTTGAAATATTCATGTGTCCCCGATATATGATTATATATTATTTACGATTAATAACTAATAAGTGTTTTTACATTATAGCCTTGATTATCTATTTTTTTGCTGCCACCAAGATCAGGCAAATCAATAACTGCCAATACAAGAATATTTTCTTTTTTTACATCAAAATTTTCAACTAGAAGCTCAGCGCAAGCAATAGCAGTGCCTCCTGTTGCTATAAGGTCATCGATAATAACAATTTTATCTTTGACAGATATTGATGTATTTTTTTGAATTTCTATTGAAGTACTACCATACTCAAGATCAAAACTTTTTTGATGTGTTTCATTAGGAAGTTTGCCTGGTTTTCTTGCAAGTACAAAAGGCAAGCTTAAATCATTAGCGACGGAGCCTGCAAAAATAAAACCTCTACTCTCAATGCTTACAATTTTAGAAGCTCGATATTTAGAGGTAGCGTTTGAAAGTTCATTACAGGTTATTTTGAAAGCAGAGGGATTTTCAATCAAACTGGTAATATCTCTAAATTTAATACCAGCAATAGGAAAATTATTAACTGTTCTAATATATTCTTTTAGTTTAAATTTATCTGTCATCTATAATTTTGGTAGACCCGAATGGACTCGAACCATCGACCTCTGCAATGTCAATGCAGCGCTCTAACCAAAACTGAGCTACGGGTCTATATGTTTTAATTGTAAACGTGCGAATTATACAGAATTTTTTGTAGAACAAATAACTGACTAATATATGTTTATATATTGAACATAAAAAGTAGATACAATAATGAAAAAATAATCATACAAAATATTGATAATTAATTATAAATATATATAATAATGTATGTCAGCACTCCTCTCCCCCTATTAGATATGCTGGCTTTCATTAATCGGAGGGTGAAAAACCCTCCGTCATTTCATAGAATCTAATTTTTTCTTTGTGGCTTGTAAGATATTAAGTTCTTCTTTGTTTGATACATTTTTAATAAGTTTTTCTGTATCTAATATTGTTTTGTCTAAAGACCCCCATGGGCCAATTTCATGTGTCCTTTTTATAATTAGATCGTCATATCTTTCTCTAATATCGTCTGGTATGTCGCCACTTGAATTGGTACAAATTATTCTTTCAGCTAATAATCTAATATTTTCATCATTAAAATTTCTGGAGATTTTAACTTTTTCTTTAATATCATCTGTTAAATGAAATTCTTGCATTAAATCCTTGTCTCGCGGGTTAGGAAACCCACCAGAGTATATTTTGCTTTCTAAAATTTCAGGTTCAGGATAATTCATTATTCTATCTTCCATACATTGTGAAACTTTATTTTGAAAATCAATATCATTCTTAACAAGATCAGCTCTTTTTTGAAGCTCTGCATGATCAATGTCGAAATGATTTATTTGATTTAATAAATTATGAGAACAAACTGGAATAGTTTTATTAATTTTATATTTTTTAAGTGGTCCGTCTCTTCCGCCAGACTGAATAATTTTATTTATTTCAGCAAAGTTTAAATTTAATATTTCCTCTGGCTCAAAACTTAAATCAAAGAAAACAATATCATTAGGTCTTGAAGGATCAGAACCACAAAAAACTACAGGGTATTTAAATGTATGACGTCTATGAATTTCACCTAACGCTAAAAATTCATCACTATGTAAAAGATTTTTAATACCATCTTTAGTGGAAATATTTAAAAAAGAATTGAATACATCTGGAATTGATTTTTTAATAATTTTGAAAAGGTAAATCATAAACTTGCAGTCCGCTATTGCATCATGAGCATCGCCAACATCTATTTCGTGTTCCTTGGCAAGATGTTCTAGCTTATAACTTATTTCAGGCCCACCTTCATGCAATGGAATCTTAATTTCTTTACTAAAAAACGAAGCAATATTGTGAAACATTAACATCAAGTCCAGTCGACCATTTCCATTCGTATTTGTTGTATATGGCTCGAGTAAATTCCACCAAAACTGTCTTCTTATAAGCTCTTCATCAAAAGCATGTCCATTAAAAGTAACAAAAATTGAGGGGTTTTCGCTGGACCATTCTTTCCATTTTATTTGAATATCTTTCATCATTTGATAGTGAGAAACATTAGAATGAAAAAGCTCTATTTTTTTATTTGTAAGCATTGCTCGAGGTTGAGGTATTACCCATGGAAGAGGTGCACAACCTACATTTTGTTGATCTAAAAAAGATAAATCTGTATCTGTTAGTATTGATCCACACTGAAGAATTTGACTAAAATCTTTTTGAATTCCAGTTGTTTCTGTATCGTAAAATATTAAATTTTTATTACTCAAATTATCTTGGAATATATTTACCAAGCTCATATCTTGCAACTGCTCTTCTATGGACTTCATCAGGTCCATCAGCTAGTCGTAAAGTTCTAAGATGAGCATACATTGAGGCTAATGGCGTTAATTGAGATACACCTTCACCTCCATGCATTTGGATTGCTCTATCAATTATTTTTAAAACAACTTGAGGTGCAAACACTTTAATTTGTGCAATTTCACTAGCTGCAATTTTATTGCCTACCGTGTCCATTTTATTTGCAGCGTCTAATGTTAACAATCTTGCTGCATTTAATTCAATTCTAGACTCGGCTATATAGTCAAAGTTTGCTCCAAGGTTTGCAATATTTTTTCCAAAAGGTGTTTTACTAGGATCGATACCCCTCTCGCACATTAATTTTAATGCTCTTTCTCCAGCGCCAATTGTTCTCATACAGTGATGAATTCTTCCAGGACCTAAACGCCCTTGTGCAATCTCAAAACCTCTACCTTCTCCCAATAATAAATTTTCTTTAGGCACTCTTACATTTCTAAATTTTAAATGCGCATGGCCATGGGGTGCATCATCATAGCCAAATACATGCATCATTCTTTGAACTTCAATGCCGTCCGATTCCATTGGAACAAGAATTTGAGAATGTCTTTGATGCTTAGCATTATCTGGATTTGTAACACACATAAATACAATAATTTTACATCTAGGATCTCCTGCACCTGAAGTCCACCATTTTTCTCCGTTAATTACGTATTCGTCTCCATCTAAAACAGCTGTCGCCCTCATATTTGTTGCGTCAGAAGATGCTACTCCAGGTTCAGTCATGCCAAATGCAGATCGAATTTTGCCATCTAATAATGGTTGAAGCCATTCTTTTTGATGTTGCTCGTTGCCATATCTTGCTATAACTTCCATGTTTCCAGTATCTGGCGCACTACAATTCATTGCTTCAGATGAAATATGACAAACACCCATTGCTTCTGCTAAATGAGAGTATTCATAATTCGTAAGTCCAGCACCAAATTCACTTTCTGGTAAAAACAAATTCCATAAACCCAAAGACTTAGCTTTTTCTTTTAAGTCATCTATTACACTAGGATAACTATTCCAACGTTCATCACCATCTTTAATTTGACTTTCAAAAACCTCCTCTTTAGGCAAACACTCATTTGTAACAAAATCATTTACTCTATTTAATAAGTCTGCTGCTTCAGGTCTAAGTTCTGGTAACATAAAAATTATCTCCCTTTATATCGTATAATTTGTTACTATTATAAATTCTATGAATAATACATCTTTGCTAATAATTAATCATAACGTTATGTTAATTACAAATCTATATGAAAATTAGTTCTTTCGATTTAAATTTGTTTGTTGTACTCAATGCAATATATACAGAGGGGAGTTTAACGAAAGCAGCAAACGTTGTTGGTATAACACAACCAGCAGTAAGTAATGCATTATCAAGACTAAGAGAAAAATTTGATGATGAGCTTTTTGTTCGAACAGGCTCTGGAATGGTTCCTACTCAAAAAACAGAAAACATAATTAAAGATATTCAAAGTGCATTGACTTTGATGCAAATAAGTGTGAACGAGCCTGATGGGTTTGATCCTAAGTTATCAAAAAGAAATTTTAAATTATCACTCGGTGACATCTCAGAAAGTAGGGTTTTACCATATTTAATGGAGATAGTTGATGGTAACGCTCCAAGAGTTTCAATTGGCAGTTATGCTTATTCAAGACATGATCAAGTTCATGCTCTTTCAACAAATAATTTAGATTTTGTTGTGGATCCAGTAATTCCAATTTCTGATGAAATAAATTCTATGAAAGTATTTGAAGATTCCTTTGTAGTTGCACACAGAGATAACCATGAGTTATCAAAAAAAAGTAATGTATCAATTGAAGATATTTTGAACCAACGTCATCTTAATGTTTCAAATAGAAAAAGAGGTCTTCATTTAATTGACATCGAATTAGAAAAAATTGGATATAAAAGAGAGATTGCTCTTAGATGTCAGCATTTTTTGATAGCTCCAGAAATAATTCGTTCAACAGATGTGGTTTTATTTGCAACGAAAAGTTTTGCAGAAAAAAATGATTTAAAATATATTGAAATTCCTGCTGAAATACCGATGATGGAGTATTTTTTAATATGGCATAAAAATGATGAAGGAGATGGTGGCCATATTTGGATGAAAAATTTACTAGTCGAAGCCTTTAAAAAAGCAAAAAAATAAGTTATCCCAAATTGTGGCTTGTTGTTTTAACAATTCCTCCATCGGAGGTTATTGTCTCACCGACAGTATACGCGCCGGCTCTTGAGCACAAAAAAATTGTAAGGCCGGCAATATCTTCAGGCGAGCCAATTCTTCCTCTTGGATTTCTTTTTTCAATATCCGAGTAATCAGAATTTACTGCAGAGCCAAGCATTGCACTTGGATATGGTCCTGGAGCAATAGCATTAACAAGAATATTTTCCTTTACTAATTTTGCCGCTAACACCCTTGTCAAATGGTGAACGGCTGCTTTTGAAGTGCTATAAGAATATGTCTCGAATGCTGGTACATTTAATCCATCGATTGATCCAATATTTATTATTCTTGATGGGTCATCGATAGTAGCTTTTTTTATTAAAATAGTTTTAAATTTTTGAATCATAAAAAACATACTTTTTACATTGAGGTCCATCACTTTATCCCAGCCTGTTTCAGAAAATTCCTCTAAAGTCTCACCCCATGCAGCTCCGGCATTATTTATTAAATAATCTATACCATTTGGTTCCAATTCAGTTATTTGGTTAAAAAATAAATCTACTCCTTCTTTCGTACTCAAGTCACATGGAATCGGAATACATTCTGATCCATATTCATCACTTAATTCTTTTGCTTTCTCCAGCAAAGCAGGAGCTTTTCTTGCAGATATATATACCTTACATTTATTTGCTAACAACCCAGAAGTAATCATTTCGCCAATTCCTCTAGATCCACCAGTAACAATTGCTATTTTATCTTTGACTGAAAATAAGTTGTCTAATTTCATTATCTAATTTTATATTAATACTCTTAACGATGATATTGTATTTTACTTAATTCAACATAATCTATTGAAACAATATTTGAGGTAAAATATCTTATGGCCTTATTTGCTAATTTTTTCTGGCTAGCTTTTGCGATTGGTATTCTTGTATGGGGAGCAAATAAATTCATTGATAGTTCATCATTATTAGCAAAAGAACTTGGTTTAACTGAACTCACTATAGGATTAACTATAATTGCCTTAGGGACATCTGCTCCCGAAATTTTTATAGCTATATCATCTGTTATCAACAATACGGGAGAGATAGCTATGGGGACAGTTGTGGGTTCAAATATTTCAAATATAGCTCTAATATTTGGCGTTTCATGTATTGGTATTTCATATAGACCGACTTCGACTCCAATTCTTCAGTTTATCCCCTTTTTTTTAGCAGCTTGTTTTCTTGGATATGCTCTATATGATCTGAGAATTGATATATTTGAAAGTCTAATTCTGATTTTAATTCTTCTTGTCTTTTT
Proteins encoded in this region:
- a CDS encoding SLC13 family permease produces the protein MNDQFILSISLSNQFILSATLIILLGFFIWGKFRYDAVSIGALFVLIVFGIIPVNEAFSGFAHPAVITVALVLIISQGLKNSGLAGLVGKMVGFSSFTQFQFLFYLMFIAALLSSFINNIGALAILLPITLNICQKMNWHSSKFLMPLAFACIVGGMNTAIGTPPNIIISEYKAEIDSSGFNFFDFSYVGMLITIISILFISIIGNKFIKLREVKSSENSLINLKGYLFEVMVNKSSSAIGMTLSGFKKEAGEDTEVIGIVTDSGSVKKVKNNLRIKEGQILVIKTPPDEISSLLEIFNFSIPEELHSFKDEDLEEIETMITPGSRLIGRKYDFFLKLAYEELNLLGLWRKGAKYRTRLTRQTFRAGDVLLIGIRDLDEEDVTNKIKHLGLMPLRQRELQTIPSRSRLIKGIFFFLISIILVSLDYLPTAAAFLFCVLAFARIKIIDSNFYREIDWPIIIMLAAMIPIGTSLQTTGLTEIISNGISSYASSMSLFWLLFIILIVTMITTDIINNAATAVIMAPISASIGIDLGYAVEPFLMVVAVGASCAFLTPIGHQCNTVIMGPGNYKFTDYWRLGLPLDILIIVVSIPMILFVWT
- a CDS encoding beta-lactamase family protein, giving the protein MNISKLNYFFTIIVLSNISFFIGANYFPDENWNSASPESQGIASSKVKKLIDLTFLDDATQGVVIIKNGVIVGEKYADSHNMLSHGTSWSMAKSYYAALIGISIEKGEIQSLDDPVVKYLDYFNDERKNITIRDLLDMSSGLEFPDHEHEKMFFQESHLDYAKSVKYEKDPGTKFEYNNANSMILGDILYVATNKKADILLEERILKPIGITDYKLWKDEMGNVLTYCCIDMSPRDYSKFGLLFARNGNWNGEQIIPKNFINETFQVVWETPNWWTDYKRYYSLHWWVSKYDSESKIFNTSGKFGQFTFVDRENDIVVTRVTKYTQPNYGDVQKWGPIKRLKWAGVENAIKTARRLLELGLVSEGPSVNTPKTDPEGESDIFYEKYPEVIDAIANLSRS
- a CDS encoding adenine phosphoribosyltransferase; amino-acid sequence: MTDKFKLKEYIRTVNNFPIAGIKFRDITSLIENPSAFKITCNELSNATSKYRASKIVSIESRGFIFAGSVANDLSLPFVLARKPGKLPNETHQKSFDLEYGSTSIEIQKNTSISVKDKIVIIDDLIATGGTAIACAELLVENFDVKKENILVLAVIDLPDLGGSKKIDNQGYNVKTLISY
- a CDS encoding exonuclease → MKSIEEQLQDMSLVNIFQDNLSNKNLIFYDTETTGIQKDFSQILQCGSILTDTDLSFLDQQNVGCAPLPWVIPQPRAMLTNKKIELFHSNVSHYQMMKDIQIKWKEWSSENPSIFVTFNGHAFDEELIRRQFWWNLLEPYTTNTNGNGRLDLMLMFHNIASFFSKEIKIPLHEGGPEISYKLEHLAKEHEIDVGDAHDAIADCKFMIYLFKIIKKSIPDVFNSFLNISTKDGIKNLLHSDEFLALGEIHRRHTFKYPVVFCGSDPSRPNDIVFFDLSFEPEEILNLNFAEINKIIQSGGRDGPLKKYKINKTIPVCSHNLLNQINHFDIDHAELQKRADLVKNDIDFQNKVSQCMEDRIMNYPEPEILESKIYSGGFPNPRDKDLMQEFHLTDDIKEKVKISRNFNDENIRLLAERIICTNSSGDIPDDIRERYDDLIIKRTHEIGPWGSLDKTILDTEKLIKNVSNKEELNILQATKKKLDSMK
- a CDS encoding acyl-CoA dehydrogenase family protein, which gives rise to MLPELRPEAADLLNRVNDFVTNECLPKEEVFESQIKDGDERWNSYPSVIDDLKEKAKSLGLWNLFLPESEFGAGLTNYEYSHLAEAMGVCHISSEAMNCSAPDTGNMEVIARYGNEQHQKEWLQPLLDGKIRSAFGMTEPGVASSDATNMRATAVLDGDEYVINGEKWWTSGAGDPRCKIIVFMCVTNPDNAKHQRHSQILVPMESDGIEVQRMMHVFGYDDAPHGHAHLKFRNVRVPKENLLLGEGRGFEIAQGRLGPGRIHHCMRTIGAGERALKLMCERGIDPSKTPFGKNIANLGANFDYIAESRIELNAARLLTLDAANKMDTVGNKIAASEIAQIKVFAPQVVLKIIDRAIQMHGGEGVSQLTPLASMYAHLRTLRLADGPDEVHRRAVARYELGKYIPR
- a CDS encoding LysR family transcriptional regulator, which translates into the protein MKISSFDLNLFVVLNAIYTEGSLTKAANVVGITQPAVSNALSRLREKFDDELFVRTGSGMVPTQKTENIIKDIQSALTLMQISVNEPDGFDPKLSKRNFKLSLGDISESRVLPYLMEIVDGNAPRVSIGSYAYSRHDQVHALSTNNLDFVVDPVIPISDEINSMKVFEDSFVVAHRDNHELSKKSNVSIEDILNQRHLNVSNRKRGLHLIDIELEKIGYKREIALRCQHFLIAPEIIRSTDVVLFATKSFAEKNDLKYIEIPAEIPMMEYFLIWHKNDEGDGGHIWMKNLLVEAFKKAKK
- a CDS encoding SDR family oxidoreductase encodes the protein MKLDNLFSVKDKIAIVTGGSRGIGEMITSGLLANKCKVYISARKAPALLEKAKELSDEYGSECIPIPCDLSTKEGVDLFFNQITELEPNGIDYLINNAGAAWGETLEEFSETGWDKVMDLNVKSMFFMIQKFKTILIKKATIDDPSRIINIGSIDGLNVPAFETYSYSTSKAAVHHLTRVLAAKLVKENILVNAIAPGPYPSAMLGSAVNSDYSDIEKRNPRGRIGSPEDIAGLTIFLCSRAGAYTVGETITSDGGIVKTTSHNLG